Sequence from the Segatella copri genome:
TGATTGCGCCAACGCAGCAAACTCCTTTTTCCCCTGCGTTGAGTTGATAGGAGTATCTATTCCGAAGTAGCGTGAAAGAACCCGATACACATTGCCATCTACTACTGCCGCCGGAATATCGAAAGCGAAAGAACCGATGGCTGCTGCAGTATAATCGCCCACCCCTTTCAGGGCTTTGATACCTTCAAGCGTATCAGGGAAATGACCGAGCTCCACAATCTGTTTGGCAGCAGTATGAAGGTTGCGGGCTCGCGAGTAATACCCCAATCCCTGCCAGAGTTTCAAGACATCATCCTCGCTGGCAGCAGCCAAGTCTTCAACCTTGGGATAGGTCTTCATGAACCGCTCCCAATATTCCCATCCCTGTGCGATGCGGGTTTGCTGAAGGATGATTTCGCTCAGCCAGATGGCATAAGGATCCTTGGTTTCGCGCCAAGGCAAATCCCTACCATACTCACGAAACCAACGGATAATGACAGCCGAAAAACTATTCATAAAATTCAATGTTCAAATCTCAATGTTCAAAGTAATTACTGTTCCGGATATTGCTCGTAAATCTTCAGGCCGAACTCATTCGCCAAGGCATAGGCATGCTCCATGATATCGGCAAGGATATGCTCGTAATTTACCCATACCTTATCCTTGATGAAGAAATAGAACTCGATAGGAAGACCGCATTGTGTGGCTTCCATGTGACGCACCATCAATGTGAGATCGGTATTGACCTCCGGACGCTGGCGCAGATACTTCTCCATGAATTTACGGTAAAGCTGAAGATTGGTAGGAGCAAGGGCTGCAGGATTCTTTAAATCCTCAATATCCTTCCCTTCTTGTATATCTTTATCTATCGCCTTCTGCAACGACTCCTTCAGCTTAAACGAATCTTCGGTGGCGAAATGCTTGGCAAGCAGATTACGTTTTAATGTCTCATCCACCAGACGGACACTACGGAAATCGAAGTAAACCACGCGCTTCACTCTTCGTCCACCACTCTTCTGCATACCAATCCAGTTCTGGAACGAACCGTTCACCAGGGTAGTAGGCGAAATAGTAACAATGGTGTTATCAAAGTTGCGCACCTTCACGGTCGTGAGTGACATATCCTCAACGATACCATTGGCATCCACCGACTTCACCGTAATCCAGTCGCCCTTATGCAACATATCATTGCTGGTAAGACGCACACCAGCCGCCAATCCCGTGATGGTATCCTTGAAGACTAGCATCAGGACAGCCGAGGTAGCACCCAAACCGGCAAAGAGGGTCATCGGGTTTTTGCCTAGCAGGATGGCAATCACCACCACAGCAGCCACGAAGAGCATCAATACCCTGAGAACACCGCAGAAAGTATGGAAATACTGCTGAGCCGACGAGCGTCGCTCCTGAGAATCCTCCAGTCCTTTGAAAGACCCGATGAAGACCAGAACCGTACGCACCGACATCACCACGATATAGATGCCCGTAGCCCGCTCCAATATTTCCTTGAATATCGGATATTCCAGATAAATCAGTGGCATGAGCGACCATATCACCACAGCCGGCACAATATGGCAAGCCGAGGTGAGCACCTTCTTGTTCAGCAGCACATCATCCCAAGTGATGTCCGTCTTATCAGTAATCTTACTGATGAGCGGAACCAGTATCTTGCGACAAAGAAAATCGCTCAACATCGCCAAGAGGATGGCAGTAATGGTGAGCAAGATATGGCGCAGCATGGGCACAAAATCACCGGTGACTCCTGCCCATGTAATCATTTCATCTACAAACTTACGAATTTCCTCCATAAAACTATTAACTATCAACTATAAACTATCAACTAACGCTCACGGTTGGCAGAGCAAAGTACATACTTTATCTGCAAAGTGTCTGGCATTATTGCCATGCATGATACCATTGTTGATGATGGCGAAACAGAGCTCATGACCATTGGCTGCGGTACAGTAACCCGCCAATGAGATGATGCCCGTCAGCGTACCCGTCTTTGCTTTCACATTGCCATGCACAAAACTGTTCTTCATACGCTTCTTCAACGTACCGTCAACTCCACCGATAGGCAGCGAATGCTTCAGATGGTCCATGATGTTGCCGTTGAGATAAGCATAACGCAGCAGTCTCACCTCCAGTTCGGCACTGAGATAATTATAGAGCGAAAGTCCCGAGCCGTCAGCCAGTTTATATCTTGCCGGATCGAGTCCTATCTTACGGATAAGCTGTCTTTCCACATTTCGGGCACTCTTGGCACTCGCCCATTTATTGCCCGTAGAAGCCGCAATCTGATAATACATGCTCTCGGCATAGAGATTATCACTCTCCTTCATCATCTTGTGCAGAATCTGATCCATCGTATGGAATCGGGTACAGACCGTAAAGGCACTCGCAGGGCAAGTCTTCTCTGAAGCCCCAAAGCAGGAATATTCGATGCCTTCCTCACGGAGCTTGGCAAGAAACTTATCCATAAAGATGTCCTTGCGCTGGAATACCAGTGGCGAAAGCACCGGATTGTCATCATCCCAGCACCAGCCTTCACCCAACAGGTCGGCATCCTTCAAAGAGCGGTCGGCATAGATGCTGCCACGGATGGTGTCAACACCCATATCCTTCAGACTATTGACAAATGCCGACATATCATCGCTGTTGAAACGGGGATCCATACCGCCTATACAATAGATATTCCCCGTCAATACTCCATTCTCAATGGTACCGGTATATTTCAGAGTGGTTTTAAACTGGTAAGAACCACCCAACTTATCGAGCGCCGTAATGGCAGTCAGGAGCTTCATCGTACTTGCCGGACGCATCAGCTGTCGTTCATTTCTCTGATAGATACAAGAGTCAGCAGACAGGTCCCAGACCATCAGTCCTACCTGTGATGTTTCGAACATCTTGCTTTCAAGGAGTTTATCAATACCCACCTTCACCGATTCTGGCCAAGGCAATTTCTGAGTCAGCGTATCCGCTGCCAGGGAGTCAACGAGTGTAGAGTCGGAAACATCCTCCTCATCAACCGTTTCTATTCCCTCATCTTCAATCACATTCTGGGCCTGCACCGGTACGGATATCCATACCATCATCAGACCCAACATCATATATATTATCTTTTTCATCACAATCAGTTCACCTGAACTTAAAAGAAATTATTTATTCTTGATTCTCTCCATAAATGCCTCTTCATTATCCGGCTGAACGGTCACAATATTCTTATGCCCGTATTCGATGACCACACAATGGTCTAATCCGAAGAAAGTCTTGGCGATGTGTACATCAATGACATCACATAGCGGCACATTTCTGTTGGAAGAGAACCTGCCCTCATTGATGATGAGATATTCCATTTTCTCATCCAGGTCTATCGGTTTTACCATCTTGAAGGTATAGGTTGTATTCAGTATGCGCTCTATCATGCCCACGATGATGATAGCCACAAAGATGCCGATGATAGCCAGTTTGACCCAGAAGAAGTAGAGAGCCAGGATTGCAAACACCGCCACACCGATACGTGCCGTCAGCGTAAAGCGCTTATGAAAAGTTCTATCTGCCATAACTTTGATTTATTACCTTATATTATTGTCGTTTTTACGACCTTTTGATAGTCTAAAAGACTATATAACCTTAAATTTCGCTGCAAAATTACAAAAAATCCCTCTCTTATTACTCATTTTAAAGATTAATTATTACTTTTGCAACGAATTAAGAATTAATTCTGAGAGAATGGGGCTGTTTTATAGATAAAAACACCCGTTCTTAAAATTGAAATTAGATAAGAATAAACTCAATGGTTTATAAGTATGATTTTCTGATTATCGGCTCAGGAGTTGCCGGTATGAGTTACGCCCTGAAAGTAGCCAGAGCGCATAAAGGTAAGGTGTGTATGATTTGCAAAACCTCTCTCGACGAGGCTAACACGTCATTCGCACAAGGTGGTGTGGCGTCAGTTACCAACTTGGAAGTGGATAACTTCGACAAGCACATACAGGATACAATGATTGCTGGTGATTATATCAGCGATTATAAAGCAGTGAAGCAGGTTGTCACCATGGCACCGGAGCAGATCAAGGAGCTCGTGCAGTGGGGCGTCAACTTCGATAAGCAGCAGGACGGCAAGTTCGACCTACACCGTGAGGGCGGTCACAGCGAGTTCCGCATCCTTCATCATGCCGATGATACGGGTGCAGAAATCCAGCGCGGTCTGATGGAGGCTGTGCGCAACTGTCCGGATATCGATATCAAGGAAAATCATTTCGCCGTGGAGATTATCACTCAGCACCACTTGGGTGCCCGTGTTACCCGCCGCACTCCTTATATCAACTGTTATGGTGCATACGTATTGAATCCTGATACCCAGAAGGTGGATACCTATCTGAGTAAGGTTACCGTGATGTGTACCGGTGGATGTGGTGCTGTTTATCAGACTACCACCAACCCTGTCATCGCTACGGGTGATGGCGAGGCGATGGTATACCGTGCCAAGGGAACTGTAGCCGACATGGAGTTTGTCCAGTTCCACCCAACCGCTCTTTATCATCCGGGCGAAACCCATCCTGCCTTCCTCATCACCGAGGCGATGCGTGGATACGGTGGCATCTTGCGTCTGCCTAACGGCGAAAGTTTCATGGAGAAATATGACAAGCGATTGAGTCTGGCTCCTCGTGACATCGTGGCTCGTGCCATCGATAAGGAGATGAAGATTCACGGATTGGATCATGTCTGTCTCGATGTAACCCATAAGAATCCAGAGGAGACCAAGCGTCACTTCCCTAATATCTACGCCAAGTGTCTGAGCATCGGCATCGACATCACCAAGGAGTATATCCCTGTTCGTCCTGCCGCTCACTATATGTGTGGTGGCATCAAGGTAGATTTGAACGGCTGTTCAAGCATCAACCGTCTCTATGCCCTGGGCGAGTGTTCATGCACCGGTCTGCATGGCGGTAACCGTCTTGCCAGCAACTCGCTCATCGAGGCTGTGGTTTATGCCGAGACTGCTGCCAAGCACAGTATTGAACATGTAGATGAGTACGACTTCAATGAGAAGGTACCAGCATGGAATGATGAAGGTACTTTGACCAACGAAGAGAAGGTGCTGATTACACAGAGCGTGAAAGAGGTGGGCGAATGCATGAGCAACTATGTAGGCATCGTGCGCAGCGACCTCCGTCTGAAGCGAGCATGGGACCGCCTCGATCTTCTCTACGAAGAGACAGAAAACCTCTTCAAGCGTGTAAAGGTAAGCAAGGAACTCTGCGAGCTCCGCAACATGATCAACGTGGGTTATCTCATCACCCGCATGGCGATAGAACGCAAGGAGAGCCGTGGTCTCCACTATACCATCGACTACCCTGTTCATGCTTACGACAAGAAATAAAGTTTTTTCAAGCTACCATATAAAGCCGCCAGGATATTCTCACACGATATCCTAGCGGCTTTTTCTTTGCCTACAGGAAAGTTCAAATTCTTAATGACATAGATGACCACACTTTGCTGCCCCTCAAAAAGTAGACACAGAAAGGTGGAAAACTGATGGAAAATGATTACCTTTGCAAGCAGATAGAGTTGTGTGCCCTGTAGAGAGGGCGTAGCCCGAACGTAAGGGCACACAACTTGCCGAAGCACGGTTATCTTATCGTCAAGTATTCACCAGAAAGGAAACTTTTTATGGCAAAGCATTTAAATCCATTGGAAAAGGAGTTCTTGATTCGTAAGTTCAAGGGAAACTCCAAAGTTAAGCTCGGTGATTTCTGCAGGGCAAACAATGTCTCGGAAACTTCTTTTAAGAAGTGGCTGAAGCAATATGAAGAAGCAGGCATAGAGGGGTTGGCTCGTGCTGATGCTGAGATTGGGAACATACTTCCTGAGGGCATTGACAAAACCAAGGAGGGGTATAAGCGAGAAATCCTACGCTTGCGTATTGAGAATGAACGGCTCAAAAAAAAATATCTGGTGAGGCAGAACGAGGATGGGCAAACGGAGTATGTTCGTTTAAAAATGAAGAGTTCAAAATAGTGGACATGCTATCGCACGAGTATCCTGTCAAGGATATCTGCAAGATGATGGGAGTAAGTCGGTCGGGGTATTACAAGTGGCTTAGAAGAGAGCCTTCATCCCGTGAGATCAATCGTGAGTTCATGGTGGGTGTGGTTGAGGACATACACTCGGAACACCCTACACATGGCTACAGGTGGGTGGCGGCGTACATAAGAATCAATTTACAGTTGAGTATCAGCGACAATTTCTCTTATAAATGCTTCCAATATCTTGGTATTCAGTCACAAACGAGACACAAGATACATTACAAACCACGTAAGGTAAAGGATAAGTACCCCAACCTCATTTATTCCACGTGGGACACGGTAGACAGACCTCGACAAGTTATCGTCTCTGACATGACAGTCATCAAATACTCTTGGTTCTTCTTTGAGTTGACCATGTATTTCGATGTCTTTACGAAAGAAATCCTAACGTGGCATGTGGCTGAGAGACGTGGACATAGAGACCAGTACATTGATGGGCTAAATGATGTCATCAACCTGTTGAAGGGCACAGATGAGCCAACTGTTCTTCATACGGACCAAGGTAGCGTGTATGCTTCGCTCGCCTATAATGAGCTGATAAAGGACACCTTGATTGTGAGGTCTATGTCCAGGGCAGGAAAGCCTACAGACAACCCTGTGAACGAATCCCTCAACGGATGGATAAAAGAGGAATTGTTCATAGACTTCAAGATTGAGACATGTAATTCAAGAGAGGAGTTCGAGGAGGCCTTGGACGCATACGTGGATTATTACAATGAGAAAAGACCATGTTATGCTATCGGCTATGATACGCCAAATAATTACAGGAAGAGGTTTTATAAAGGGGAGCTTCCAAGAAAGGACACTTTTGGGAAGCGAGAGGCTAATGCAACACCGAAGTTCATCACAGAACGGAAGAAAATGGCTGGAAATGAGAAAAATAAAGAATAATGTTCACTTTTATAAAGAAAAACTTGCAAATATGGATGAGATTGTCTACTTTTGCAAATGAAAAGGAACGAAATTTGATAGATATGTGTACTTTTAAAAATATAAATAATTAATAATCATTTTTTGTGTCCACTTTGGGGAACTGCTACACTTTTGCAGCAAAGATTTTGGTAAAACGACATAAATCGCAAAAATAAATTTTGGTAAAACGACATATTTTTGCTAAAAAGATTTTGGTAAAACATATTTTTTATATAACTTTGCACCCATAAAACATTGAAAATATGGAGAATAGGGTATTCAAGAGAAAAATATATAGCCAAATGGCTGAATGGAAGGAAATTTCCAAGGGAAGTACAGCCCTCCTTGTAGAGGGTGCTCGCCGTATTGGAAAGTCAACTATCGTAGAAGAATTTGCCAAGAATGAATACGAATCATACATTATGATAGATTTCAATGAGGCTTCCAAGGAAGTGAAAGCACTCTTTGATGATCTTATGAATATGGATTTCATTTTTCTTTTCCTGCAGAATGCTTACAATAAAACATTGCATGAGCGAAAGTCGGTTATCATCTTCGATGAGGTACAACAATGTCCGAAAGCCCGACAAGCCATCAAGTATTTGGTAAAAGACGGTAGATATGACTATATAGAGACTGGCTCACTTATCAGCATACATAAGAGCACTAAGGACATTAGCATCCCTAGCGAAGAACATCGTATCGAGATGTTTCCGATGGATTACGAAGAGTTCAGATGGGCCATGGGGGACACGGCTAGCGTGCCTCTGCTGCGTCAAGTTTTCGATAAGAAAATATCTCTAGGCGAGGGAGTCAACAGATTGAAGATGAGAGAGCTACGCCTATATATGTTGGTAGGAGGAATGCCACAAGCTGTCAATGCTTATCTTAACACTAACAATCTACAGCAAGTAGATACCGTAAAGCGACAGATTCTCCAACTATATGCTGATGATTTCAGAAAGATAGACCCATCGGGCAAAATATCCAAACTATTCATGTCTATCCCAGCCCAATTGAGCAGGAACCAGCTCCGCTATCAGCCTACTTCTGCTGTAGGAAGAATGGCTGCTGA
This genomic interval carries:
- a CDS encoding mechanosensitive ion channel family protein, with translation MEEIRKFVDEMITWAGVTGDFVPMLRHILLTITAILLAMLSDFLCRKILVPLISKITDKTDITWDDVLLNKKVLTSACHIVPAVVIWSLMPLIYLEYPIFKEILERATGIYIVVMSVRTVLVFIGSFKGLEDSQERRSSAQQYFHTFCGVLRVLMLFVAAVVVIAILLGKNPMTLFAGLGATSAVLMLVFKDTITGLAAGVRLTSNDMLHKGDWITVKSVDANGIVEDMSLTTVKVRNFDNTIVTISPTTLVNGSFQNWIGMQKSGGRRVKRVVYFDFRSVRLVDETLKRNLLAKHFATEDSFKLKESLQKAIDKDIQEGKDIEDLKNPAALAPTNLQLYRKFMEKYLRQRPEVNTDLTLMVRHMEATQCGLPIEFYFFIKDKVWVNYEHILADIMEHAYALANEFGLKIYEQYPEQ
- the nadB gene encoding L-aspartate oxidase, encoding MVYKYDFLIIGSGVAGMSYALKVARAHKGKVCMICKTSLDEANTSFAQGGVASVTNLEVDNFDKHIQDTMIAGDYISDYKAVKQVVTMAPEQIKELVQWGVNFDKQQDGKFDLHREGGHSEFRILHHADDTGAEIQRGLMEAVRNCPDIDIKENHFAVEIITQHHLGARVTRRTPYINCYGAYVLNPDTQKVDTYLSKVTVMCTGGCGAVYQTTTNPVIATGDGEAMVYRAKGTVADMEFVQFHPTALYHPGETHPAFLITEAMRGYGGILRLPNGESFMEKYDKRLSLAPRDIVARAIDKEMKIHGLDHVCLDVTHKNPEETKRHFPNIYAKCLSIGIDITKEYIPVRPAAHYMCGGIKVDLNGCSSINRLYALGECSCTGLHGGNRLASNSLIEAVVYAETAAKHSIEHVDEYDFNEKVPAWNDEGTLTNEEKVLITQSVKEVGECMSNYVGIVRSDLRLKRAWDRLDLLYEETENLFKRVKVSKELCELRNMINVGYLITRMAIERKESRGLHYTIDYPVHAYDKK
- a CDS encoding IS3 family transposase; this encodes MLSHEYPVKDICKMMGVSRSGYYKWLRREPSSREINREFMVGVVEDIHSEHPTHGYRWVAAYIRINLQLSISDNFSYKCFQYLGIQSQTRHKIHYKPRKVKDKYPNLIYSTWDTVDRPRQVIVSDMTVIKYSWFFFELTMYFDVFTKEILTWHVAERRGHRDQYIDGLNDVINLLKGTDEPTVLHTDQGSVYASLAYNELIKDTLIVRSMSRAGKPTDNPVNESLNGWIKEELFIDFKIETCNSREEFEEALDAYVDYYNEKRPCYAIGYDTPNNYRKRFYKGELPRKDTFGKREANATPKFITERKKMAGNEKNKE
- the dacB gene encoding D-alanyl-D-alanine carboxypeptidase/D-alanyl-D-alanine endopeptidase; translated protein: MKKIIYMMLGLMMVWISVPVQAQNVIEDEGIETVDEEDVSDSTLVDSLAADTLTQKLPWPESVKVGIDKLLESKMFETSQVGLMVWDLSADSCIYQRNERQLMRPASTMKLLTAITALDKLGGSYQFKTTLKYTGTIENGVLTGNIYCIGGMDPRFNSDDMSAFVNSLKDMGVDTIRGSIYADRSLKDADLLGEGWCWDDDNPVLSPLVFQRKDIFMDKFLAKLREEGIEYSCFGASEKTCPASAFTVCTRFHTMDQILHKMMKESDNLYAESMYYQIAASTGNKWASAKSARNVERQLIRKIGLDPARYKLADGSGLSLYNYLSAELEVRLLRYAYLNGNIMDHLKHSLPIGGVDGTLKKRMKNSFVHGNVKAKTGTLTGIISLAGYCTAANGHELCFAIINNGIMHGNNARHFADKVCTLLCQP
- a CDS encoding ATP-binding protein, whose protein sequence is MENRVFKRKIYSQMAEWKEISKGSTALLVEGARRIGKSTIVEEFAKNEYESYIMIDFNEASKEVKALFDDLMNMDFIFLFLQNAYNKTLHERKSVIIFDEVQQCPKARQAIKYLVKDGRYDYIETGSLISIHKSTKDISIPSEEHRIEMFPMDYEEFRWAMGDTASVPLLRQVFDKKISLGEGVNRLKMRELRLYMLVGGMPQAVNAYLNTNNLQQVDTVKRQILQLYADDFRKIDPSGKISKLFMSIPAQLSRNQLRYQPTSAVGRMAAEKIDELILNLEDSKTVNIAYHTDDPNVGMPLTANINKYKLYIGDTGLFVTLAFWDKDYTENIIYQKLLSDKLSTNMGYVFENLVAQMLRASGNRLFYYTFPKDATHSYEIDFLLSRGSKLCPIEVKSSGYKTHASLDAFCQKFSNRIVNPYLVYTKDLQNDGQTLLIPIYMTPFL
- a CDS encoding helix-turn-helix domain-containing protein — protein: MAKHLNPLEKEFLIRKFKGNSKVKLGDFCRANNVSETSFKKWLKQYEEAGIEGLARADAEIGNILPEGIDKTKEGYKREILRLRIENERLKKKYLVRQNEDGQTEYVRLKMKSSK